The following proteins come from a genomic window of Yinghuangia sp. ASG 101:
- a CDS encoding TerD family protein, with translation MGVTLSKGENVVLKQDGTPLADVTVGLGWDAEPSSGPDIDLDASAVVCGTDLKVVSDEHFVFYNNLVSPGGAVRHTGDNLTGDGDGDDEQILVDLDRLGAEIGQVVFVVSIHDAEARGQTFGQVEDAYIRVVDNRTGREMCRYELSYDAADETAMVFGALYRRNGEWKFRAIGQGYATGLGGIAAEFGVNVG, from the coding sequence ATGGGTGTCACCCTCTCGAAGGGCGAAAACGTCGTACTGAAGCAGGACGGCACACCCCTCGCCGACGTCACCGTCGGCCTGGGCTGGGACGCTGAGCCCTCCTCGGGCCCGGACATCGACCTGGACGCCTCCGCCGTCGTCTGCGGAACCGACCTCAAGGTCGTCTCCGACGAGCACTTCGTCTTCTACAACAATCTGGTCAGTCCCGGCGGCGCGGTCCGGCACACCGGCGACAACCTGACCGGCGACGGAGACGGAGACGACGAGCAGATCCTCGTGGACCTCGACCGGCTCGGCGCGGAGATCGGCCAGGTCGTCTTCGTGGTGTCCATCCACGACGCCGAGGCGCGCGGCCAGACGTTCGGGCAAGTCGAGGACGCGTACATCCGCGTGGTCGACAACCGCACCGGCCGCGAGATGTGCCGCTACGAGCTGTCCTACGACGCCGCGGACGAGACGGCCATGGTGTTCGGCGCGCTCTACCGCCGCAACGGCGAGTGGAAGTTCCGCGCGATCGGCCAGGGCTACGCCACCGGACTCGGAGGCATCGCCGCCGAGTTCGGCGTCAACGTCGGCTGA
- a CDS encoding alkaline phosphatase encodes MRRRTAQTLMVFTVVGATTLGSAMIADAAPRQGNQGNQGNQGKDVRNVIYLLGDGMGRTHVTAGRERFYGAAGKLAMEQLQYTGAVATYAVEKGSDKPALVTDSASAATAWSSGVKTYNAAIGVDAYEKKTVTLMEQAKQAGYATGNVSTAEITDATPAAQFSHALLRGCQGPTYSDASCLPKNADGTYEAPPADKTLITPIAEQIARNGTADVVLGGGLARFEPDDQKALEAQGYTVLGSFGDPSLPAQTAASQKVATKADLDKARGGKVVGLFNRGNLTVEQAKAQSAAGAPEKREPTLADMTTKSIDLLKNSSKKGFFLQVEGAQIDKRSHANDAAQTLDEIKAFDDAVKAAYEFARKDGHTLVIVTADHECAGFNIIENGTYTNAEAVAPPTNVDAGNPANNSTPSRPTSGAKDPARSSGIVNGTGAGDAKNFAPATFRTADDPADVKDGSPEASLWLTYLSGNHTGADVPIYAYGPTGEKFAASQNNTELYGKMYRSLFGRDPHRT; translated from the coding sequence ATGCGCAGAAGAACCGCGCAGACACTGATGGTCTTCACCGTGGTGGGCGCCACGACGCTTGGCTCCGCCATGATCGCCGATGCCGCACCGCGGCAGGGCAACCAGGGCAACCAGGGCAACCAGGGCAAAGACGTCCGCAATGTGATCTACCTCCTCGGCGACGGCATGGGGCGTACGCACGTCACGGCCGGGCGGGAGCGCTTCTACGGCGCGGCCGGCAAGCTCGCGATGGAGCAACTCCAGTACACCGGCGCGGTCGCCACCTACGCGGTGGAGAAGGGCAGCGACAAGCCCGCGCTGGTCACCGACTCGGCCAGCGCCGCGACCGCGTGGTCATCGGGCGTCAAGACGTACAACGCGGCGATCGGCGTCGACGCGTACGAGAAGAAGACCGTGACGCTGATGGAGCAGGCCAAGCAGGCCGGCTACGCCACCGGCAACGTGTCGACCGCCGAGATCACCGACGCGACCCCGGCCGCGCAGTTCAGCCACGCGCTGCTGCGCGGATGCCAGGGGCCGACCTACTCCGACGCGTCGTGCCTGCCCAAGAACGCCGACGGCACGTACGAGGCGCCGCCCGCGGACAAGACGCTGATCACCCCGATCGCCGAGCAGATCGCCCGCAACGGTACCGCCGACGTGGTCCTCGGCGGCGGCCTGGCCCGGTTCGAGCCGGACGACCAGAAGGCCCTTGAGGCGCAGGGCTACACGGTGCTCGGCAGCTTCGGCGACCCGTCGCTGCCCGCCCAGACCGCCGCCAGCCAGAAAGTGGCCACGAAGGCCGACTTGGACAAGGCACGCGGCGGCAAGGTCGTGGGCCTGTTCAACCGCGGCAACCTGACTGTCGAGCAGGCCAAGGCCCAGTCGGCGGCCGGTGCGCCGGAGAAGCGGGAGCCGACGCTCGCGGACATGACCACGAAGTCCATCGACCTGCTCAAGAACTCCTCCAAGAAGGGCTTCTTCCTCCAGGTCGAGGGCGCCCAGATCGACAAGCGCTCGCACGCCAACGACGCGGCGCAGACGCTCGACGAGATCAAGGCGTTCGACGACGCGGTCAAGGCGGCGTACGAGTTCGCCCGCAAGGACGGCCACACGCTGGTGATCGTCACCGCGGACCACGAGTGCGCCGGCTTCAACATCATCGAGAACGGCACCTACACCAACGCCGAGGCGGTCGCGCCGCCGACGAACGTGGACGCCGGCAACCCGGCGAACAACTCCACGCCGTCCCGGCCGACTTCGGGCGCGAAGGACCCGGCGCGCTCGTCCGGCATCGTCAACGGCACGGGCGCGGGCGACGCCAAGAACTTCGCTCCCGCCACGTTCCGCACGGCGGACGACCCGGCCGACGTCAAGGACGGCAGCCCCGAGGCGAGCCTCTGGCTCACCTACCTGTCGGGCAACCACACCGGCGCGGACGTCCCGATCTACGCGTACGGCCCGACCGGCGAGAAGTTCGCGGCCAGCCAGAACAACACCGAGCTGTACGGAAAGATGTACCGCTCGCTGTTCGGCCGCGACCCGCACCGCACCTGA